In the genome of Treponema pedis, one region contains:
- the grdB gene encoding glycine reductase complex selenoprotein B — protein MSKVIVHYLNQFFAGKGGEDMADYKPEVIDGTAGPGAGLQGAVGDAGKIVKTIICGDNYFNEHEEECIKFVKKVLEETKADLLVAGPGFNAGRYGMACGNAAKAAFEMGIPAVSGLYEENPGYDVFRPFMYTVKTKNSAVGMREAVPAMGAIAKKVLTGEKICCPEKEGLLPKGVRENYFAEERGAKRAVDMLLKKIKGEEFVTEYPMPVFDRVPPFAAVKDISKAKIALVTSGGVVPKGNPDHIEASNASHYGEYSIAGMAKLSSADSETAHGGYDPTYCNANPNRVLPVDVLRDMEKEGKIGKLHDKYYTTVGNGTAVKSSKKFAEEIAQKLVNDGVQAVILTSTUGTCTRCGATMVKEIERVLPVVHIATVVPISKTVGANRIVPAVAIPHPLGDPKMNEADEKSLRRALVEKSLKALETPVSEQTVF, from the coding sequence ATGAGTAAAGTAATTGTTCATTATTTAAACCAATTCTTTGCCGGTAAGGGCGGAGAAGACATGGCTGACTACAAACCGGAAGTAATCGACGGTACGGCAGGTCCCGGAGCCGGACTCCAAGGTGCTGTAGGAGATGCCGGAAAAATAGTAAAAACCATTATCTGCGGTGATAACTATTTTAACGAACACGAAGAAGAGTGTATTAAATTCGTTAAAAAAGTGCTTGAAGAAACAAAGGCCGACCTTTTAGTTGCAGGTCCCGGTTTTAATGCCGGACGCTACGGAATGGCTTGCGGTAATGCCGCAAAAGCCGCTTTTGAAATGGGAATTCCCGCCGTTTCAGGTTTGTACGAGGAAAACCCCGGATACGATGTGTTCAGACCCTTTATGTACACGGTAAAAACTAAGAATTCGGCGGTAGGTATGCGCGAAGCTGTTCCCGCAATGGGAGCTATTGCAAAAAAAGTGCTTACAGGTGAAAAAATCTGCTGCCCCGAAAAAGAAGGTTTATTACCTAAGGGTGTACGTGAAAACTATTTTGCCGAAGAGCGCGGTGCAAAACGCGCGGTTGATATGCTCTTAAAGAAAATTAAGGGTGAAGAATTCGTAACCGAATATCCTATGCCCGTTTTCGACAGAGTTCCTCCCTTTGCAGCCGTAAAAGATATTTCCAAGGCTAAAATCGCTTTGGTAACTTCAGGCGGTGTTGTTCCCAAGGGAAATCCGGACCACATTGAGGCTTCAAATGCTTCACACTACGGAGAATACTCCATTGCAGGTATGGCTAAACTTTCTTCCGCCGACAGCGAAACGGCTCACGGAGGATATGACCCGACATATTGCAATGCCAATCCCAACAGAGTTCTTCCCGTTGACGTATTACGCGATATGGAAAAGGAAGGCAAAATCGGAAAGCTGCACGACAAGTATTACACCACTGTAGGTAACGGTACTGCCGTAAAAAGCTCTAAAAAATTTGCCGAAGAAATTGCTCAAAAGTTAGTAAACGACGGAGTGCAGGCTGTAATTCTTACCTCTACGTGAGGTACATGTACTCGTTGCGGTGCAACGATGGTTAAAGAAATCGAGAGAGTTCTCCCGGTAGTACATATTGCAACTGTTGTTCCTATTTCCAAAACTGTAGGAGCTAACCGAATCGTTCCGGCGGTAGCTATTCCGCACCCGCTCGGAGACCCCAAAATGAATGAAGCCGATGAAAAAAGCTTAAGACGTGCTTTGGTTGAAAAATCGTTAAAAGCTCTTGAAACACCCGTTTCGGAGCAAACCGTTTTTTAA
- a CDS encoding glycine/sarcosine/betaine reductase component B subunit has product MKLELGIIPINDMKFGNKTAVNGTCLEVNKAELEALIKEDPLVTGVELHIAKPGDNTRIIPVKDVLEPRCKVEGSGVCFPGFFTGEEAVVGAGKTHVLRGAAVVTTGTVVGFQEGIIDMSGPGAEYTPFSKTVNLVVDCKIQDDVTRAVKEKALRLMGLKTARYLGEASRNVKPASTETYETLPFVEQAKQYPNLPKVGYVYMLQSQGLLHDTYYYGIDVKQILPTFMYPTEVMDGAIVSGNCVSACDKNPTYVHQNSPIIHELFKRHGKDINFMGVIITNENVTLADKERSSNLSAKMAQQLGCDAVIVSEEGFGNPDADLIMNCRKIEELGIKTVLVTDEYAGQDGASQSLADSHPLGNAVVSNGNANQVVKLPPMKTVIGDAKQANVIAGGWDGSLHADGTIEAEIQVITGATNELGFHYLTARGI; this is encoded by the coding sequence GTGAAACTTGAATTAGGTATTATCCCCATTAACGACATGAAATTTGGAAACAAAACAGCCGTTAACGGAACATGCCTTGAAGTAAACAAAGCTGAACTTGAGGCTCTTATTAAAGAAGACCCTCTTGTAACCGGTGTAGAATTGCATATTGCAAAACCCGGCGACAACACCAGAATCATTCCGGTAAAAGATGTTCTTGAACCGAGATGTAAGGTGGAAGGTTCAGGAGTTTGCTTCCCCGGATTTTTTACGGGCGAAGAGGCTGTTGTAGGAGCAGGTAAAACCCATGTATTAAGGGGTGCTGCTGTTGTTACCACCGGAACCGTTGTAGGTTTTCAGGAAGGTATTATTGATATGTCAGGCCCGGGCGCCGAATACACACCGTTTTCAAAAACGGTAAACTTGGTTGTTGACTGCAAAATTCAAGACGATGTTACCCGCGCCGTTAAAGAAAAAGCTTTGCGCCTTATGGGCTTAAAAACAGCCCGTTATTTGGGTGAAGCCTCACGCAATGTAAAACCCGCTTCTACGGAAACTTATGAAACTCTTCCCTTCGTAGAGCAGGCTAAGCAATATCCCAATCTTCCCAAGGTAGGATATGTTTACATGCTTCAAAGTCAGGGATTGCTGCACGATACTTACTACTACGGTATCGATGTAAAGCAAATTCTTCCTACATTTATGTACCCCACGGAAGTTATGGACGGTGCTATTGTAAGCGGTAACTGCGTTTCCGCATGCGATAAAAACCCCACCTATGTTCACCAGAACAGCCCCATTATTCACGAGCTTTTTAAAAGGCACGGAAAAGATATTAACTTTATGGGTGTAATTATTACAAACGAAAACGTTACCCTTGCAGACAAGGAACGCTCTTCAAATCTTTCGGCAAAAATGGCTCAGCAATTAGGCTGCGATGCGGTTATCGTTTCCGAAGAAGGTTTCGGAAACCCCGATGCGGACTTAATTATGAATTGCCGAAAAATCGAAGAACTCGGTATTAAAACGGTTCTTGTAACCGACGAATATGCCGGTCAGGACGGAGCAAGTCAATCTCTTGCAGATTCACACCCCTTAGGAAATGCCGTAGTTTCCAACGGAAATGCAAATCAAGTTGTAAAACTTCCTCCGATGAAAACCGTTATCGGAGATGCAAAGCAGGCAAACGTAATAGCCGGAGGTTGGGACGGAAGTTTACATGCCGACGGAACAATTGAAGCCGAGATTCAGGTTATTACCGGTGCTACAAATGAGCTCGGATTTCACTATCTTACGGCAAGAGGAATATAA
- a CDS encoding IMPACT family protein codes for MNSLAEYASCEIEVKNSKFLAEIFPVKTQAEARTLLKTQKQKYKDASHVVHAFVLGETAGILGCSDDGEPAGTAGKPILAVLRGKNITGVMLTVMRRFGGILLGTGGLVKAYSEAAKAVLEKSKIIPYIPKNKFELFCSYSEYEILKRSFADFSVETEDIIFGEKIKIKGIVPSDKKNALTAFIENAVKGSKSAGLIFP; via the coding sequence ATGAATAGTTTAGCCGAATACGCCTCTTGCGAAATAGAAGTAAAAAATTCCAAATTTTTAGCGGAAATTTTTCCCGTCAAAACCCAAGCCGAAGCGCGCACTCTTTTAAAAACACAAAAACAAAAATACAAAGACGCTTCTCATGTAGTACACGCCTTTGTACTGGGTGAAACGGCAGGAATACTCGGCTGCTCCGATGACGGAGAACCGGCGGGAACTGCGGGGAAACCGATTCTGGCAGTTTTGAGAGGGAAAAATATTACGGGAGTAATGCTTACAGTAATGAGAAGGTTCGGAGGTATTCTTTTAGGGACGGGAGGATTGGTTAAGGCTTATTCGGAAGCCGCAAAAGCCGTTTTGGAAAAAAGTAAAATTATTCCGTATATACCTAAAAACAAATTTGAGCTTTTTTGCTCTTATTCGGAATATGAAATTTTAAAACGCAGTTTCGCAGATTTTTCCGTTGAAACCGAAGACATAATATTCGGTGAAAAGATAAAAATAAAGGGAATAGTTCCAAGCGATAAAAAAAACGCCCTAACCGCATTTATTGAAAATGCGGTTAAAGGCAGTAAATCGGCCGGTTTAATCTTCCCATGA
- a CDS encoding FecR family protein codes for MKKLILTAVFIFCFFIPLSAVSAEIIAVKGKAEIKQNGVWVAAKQGDVVSAGNTISTAFKSELTLRIDGSTVIVQPLTRLTVEEIAAKAETVSSKVYLNVGSVKADIKPASTKKVEFKVRTPVATASVRGTSGRIYSDGTLEGFSGKWLYSTDSGTTVFVAPGNSVSIDDKGTVIPPQTAKIISAGENAITTLADREKKGNSLSSVNNDIDVSELSPIQETITISISWED; via the coding sequence ATGAAAAAACTGATTTTAACGGCGGTTTTTATTTTTTGCTTTTTTATTCCGCTTTCGGCAGTAAGTGCCGAGATTATAGCGGTAAAGGGTAAGGCGGAAATAAAACAAAACGGTGTTTGGGTTGCGGCAAAACAAGGTGATGTCGTAAGCGCGGGAAATACGATTTCCACAGCATTTAAATCGGAGTTGACTTTAAGGATTGACGGCTCAACCGTTATTGTTCAACCTCTTACAAGGCTTACAGTGGAAGAAATAGCCGCAAAAGCCGAAACCGTTTCGTCAAAGGTTTATTTAAATGTGGGGTCGGTAAAGGCCGATATCAAGCCGGCTTCTACAAAAAAAGTCGAATTTAAAGTAAGGACCCCTGTAGCAACGGCTTCCGTCCGCGGAACTTCAGGCCGAATTTATTCGGACGGTACCTTGGAAGGCTTTTCAGGGAAATGGCTTTACTCTACTGATTCTGGAACAACGGTGTTTGTCGCTCCCGGGAATTCGGTAAGTATTGACGATAAGGGTACGGTAATTCCGCCTCAAACCGCAAAGATTATAAGTGCCGGTGAAAACGCTATAACGACTCTTGCAGATAGGGAAAAGAAAGGTAATTCTTTATCTTCGGTAAATAATGATATAGATGTTTCGGAGCTAAGTCCGATACAGGAAACTATAACAATAAGTATTTCATGGGAAGATTAA
- a CDS encoding ABC transporter substrate-binding protein: MSNKKIRILSICLLIFFFLISCGKNTEKMADTKTEPEEIVLRQEGGDFGFPNPFRHQNRGPGFFKMELIYDSLLEKDEKGLIPWLAKDWNISEDGKTYTFTLVDNAKWHDGKPLTAEDIAFSVKYFEKNPPVRGGLIVNGKYLMDSVSVNGNKIIIHTTDYTPTALEKIGSMRIIPKHIWENIEDPAKFSGEGAAVGSGPYMLEEYSGEQGAYKFTAFNDFWGMKPAVFAIEWIPVSDRVSAFENKEIDIVNVSADLLKNYENNEEFKVVKNFGLHNYRFYFNFNKVPALRDKEIRKAVAYAIDKKELIDKLERGSGLEGNQGYLPPTHSMYNKNVPSYEFNLEKAKELMKGKNIQISVLTGASPKEVKMAELLKIRLKDIGIILNVVSVDSKARDTMVRDKNYETAIIKSGGMGGDADMLREIYSSKVKRPNIAGYSNEKLDDLLYRQSVEKDAEKRKALIYSVQEILADEIPMLLLYGEIDNTVYRPAKYNKWTVRYDHTKLEHPKLSYVIRP, translated from the coding sequence ATGAGTAATAAAAAAATAAGAATTTTAAGTATTTGTCTTTTAATCTTTTTTTTCCTAATTTCTTGCGGAAAAAATACGGAAAAAATGGCGGATACGAAAACGGAGCCGGAAGAGATTGTCCTCAGACAGGAAGGCGGAGATTTCGGCTTTCCCAATCCGTTCAGGCATCAAAACAGAGGGCCGGGATTCTTTAAAATGGAATTGATTTATGACTCTCTTTTGGAAAAAGACGAAAAAGGGCTTATTCCGTGGCTTGCAAAAGACTGGAACATAAGCGAGGACGGTAAAACTTATACATTTACCCTGGTTGATAATGCAAAATGGCATGACGGAAAGCCTTTAACGGCGGAAGATATCGCCTTTTCGGTAAAATATTTTGAAAAAAATCCGCCTGTCCGAGGAGGACTTATCGTAAACGGAAAATATTTAATGGATTCCGTATCGGTAAACGGAAACAAAATAATAATTCACACAACCGATTATACACCGACAGCTTTGGAAAAAATCGGAAGTATGCGTATTATACCTAAACATATTTGGGAAAATATTGAAGACCCTGCAAAATTTTCAGGCGAGGGAGCCGCCGTAGGTTCGGGGCCTTATATGCTTGAAGAATACAGCGGCGAACAGGGAGCATACAAGTTTACGGCATTTAATGATTTTTGGGGTATGAAACCTGCGGTTTTCGCCATCGAATGGATACCGGTAAGCGATAGGGTTTCGGCATTTGAAAATAAAGAAATAGATATTGTAAATGTTTCAGCCGATTTATTAAAAAACTATGAAAATAATGAAGAATTTAAAGTAGTAAAAAATTTCGGACTTCATAATTACCGTTTTTATTTTAACTTTAATAAAGTGCCCGCCCTGCGCGATAAAGAAATACGAAAAGCCGTTGCATATGCAATAGATAAAAAAGAACTGATAGATAAACTGGAGCGGGGCTCCGGTTTGGAAGGCAATCAGGGATACCTCCCTCCTACCCATTCTATGTACAATAAAAATGTTCCTTCTTATGAATTTAATCTTGAAAAAGCAAAGGAGCTTATGAAGGGTAAAAATATTCAAATAAGCGTTTTAACGGGAGCCTCCCCTAAAGAAGTTAAAATGGCTGAATTGCTTAAAATAAGGCTTAAAGATATAGGGATTATTCTTAATGTTGTAAGCGTGGATTCCAAGGCACGCGATACTATGGTAAGAGATAAAAACTACGAAACGGCTATCATAAAATCGGGCGGAATGGGAGGCGATGCGGATATGCTGCGCGAGATTTATTCTTCCAAGGTTAAACGCCCAAATATTGCAGGTTACTCCAACGAAAAACTGGACGATTTATTATATAGACAATCCGTAGAAAAAGATGCCGAAAAAAGAAAAGCTTTAATTTATTCCGTGCAGGAAATATTGGCGGATGAAATCCCCATGCTTTTACTATACGGCGAAATCGACAACACGGTTTACCGCCCGGCAAAATACAATAAGTGGACAGTCCGTTATGACCATACAAAATTGGAACACCCGAAATTGTCTTATGTAATAAGACCATGA
- a CDS encoding ABC transporter permease, with amino-acid sequence MRIKYFILFFILITVHFFLPRLTKADPFVFMSSDGTETASYSEEEMNKYKAYYGLDKPLWKQYINYLVNIASGNLGYSIYFKDKIINLIFKRLLWTAGIILCSLLFSSVSGIFLGSLSAWNQGKKIDDILYGIMTVLVEVPSFLTANIILMLFTIYIRILPTSGGITPFLPVSFSVKVIADILKHAVLPSLTLSLIKTPDFYFVTRSAMLRQIQKKYTETAKAKSLSSFTVAAKHCLPNALNPIITRVLLSLQTLFNGTLIVENVFKYPGVGKLIRDAVFYRDYTLLQGIFFIITVFILLLSGAGEALYTLTDKRK; translated from the coding sequence ATGAGAATAAAATATTTTATTTTATTCTTTATTTTAATAACCGTTCATTTCTTTCTTCCGCGTTTAACTAAGGCGGACCCCTTCGTATTTATGTCGTCGGACGGAACGGAAACTGCAAGTTACAGTGAAGAAGAAATGAATAAATACAAGGCTTATTACGGCTTGGACAAACCTTTATGGAAGCAATATATAAATTATCTTGTAAATATTGCTTCGGGAAATTTAGGTTACAGTATTTATTTTAAAGATAAAATCATAAATCTTATCTTTAAGCGGTTATTATGGACGGCAGGGATTATACTCTGTTCCCTGCTGTTCAGTTCAGTTTCGGGTATTTTCTTAGGGAGTTTGAGCGCATGGAATCAAGGAAAAAAAATAGACGATATTTTATACGGAATAATGACGGTTTTAGTGGAAGTTCCTTCTTTTTTAACGGCAAATATAATTCTTATGTTATTTACGATTTACATTAGAATTCTGCCGACATCGGGAGGAATAACTCCGTTTTTACCCGTGAGTTTTTCAGTTAAAGTTATTGCGGATATTTTAAAACATGCCGTATTGCCTTCGCTTACTTTGTCGCTTATAAAAACACCAGATTTTTATTTTGTAACAAGAAGTGCAATGCTAAGACAGATTCAAAAAAAATATACCGAAACGGCAAAAGCAAAATCTTTAAGCTCTTTTACCGTTGCAGCAAAACACTGTTTACCCAACGCATTAAATCCGATTATAACACGGGTTTTATTAAGTCTTCAAACCCTATTTAACGGTACTTTAATCGTAGAAAATGTTTTTAAGTATCCCGGTGTGGGAAAACTTATAAGAGATGCGGTATTTTATAGAGATTACACTCTGCTTCAAGGTATATTTTTTATTATTACGGTATTTATTTTATTGCTGAGCGGAGCCGGAGAAGCATTGTATACTCTTACCGATAAAAGGAAATAA
- a CDS encoding ABC transporter permease, whose translation MKLKNIPYYLSYIFLLAVAASAFFPYFSFLKSGTVPCGQALLSPSPEHWFGTDDLGIDIFASICYGSRTSLLLSIGSAFFAVIGGSLLGMLAGYAGGIADTIILSVIDFFIGIPDLLLMVVLGAFIGQGLGNIIFAISAVSWVMPAKIMRSEILKIKKENYIKLSKAYGANFPHLFLWHFWKPLFSVMLVSVIKIMNKAILAEASLAYLGLGDPLSKSWGMTITRAMAFPNIYLTDFWKWWLVFPTIITVFTVLSVALIGKTIEQKIGTVYKNNA comes from the coding sequence ATGAAACTTAAAAATATCCCGTATTATCTTTCATATATTTTTTTACTTGCCGTTGCAGCCTCCGCCTTTTTTCCTTATTTTTCTTTTTTAAAATCGGGAACCGTGCCCTGCGGACAAGCTCTGCTTTCTCCTTCACCGGAACATTGGTTCGGTACTGACGATTTGGGAATAGATATTTTTGCTTCGATTTGTTACGGCTCAAGGACAAGCCTTCTTTTATCGATAGGAAGCGCCTTTTTTGCAGTAATAGGCGGAAGCCTTTTGGGTATGCTTGCAGGATATGCAGGAGGCATTGCGGATACGATTATTTTAAGCGTTATAGATTTTTTTATCGGTATTCCCGACTTACTTTTAATGGTAGTTTTAGGGGCTTTTATAGGGCAGGGTTTAGGAAATATTATATTCGCAATTTCCGCGGTTTCATGGGTAATGCCCGCAAAAATTATGAGAAGCGAAATACTTAAAATAAAAAAAGAAAACTATATAAAACTTTCAAAAGCATACGGAGCGAATTTTCCGCATTTATTTTTATGGCATTTTTGGAAACCTCTTTTTTCCGTTATGCTTGTAAGTGTAATTAAAATTATGAATAAAGCAATTTTAGCGGAAGCCTCGCTGGCGTATTTGGGGCTTGGAGACCCCTTATCGAAAAGCTGGGGTATGACTATAACCCGTGCAATGGCATTTCCGAATATTTATCTTACCGATTTTTGGAAATGGTGGCTGGTTTTTCCCACAATAATTACGGTATTTACGGTATTATCCGTTGCCTTAATCGGAAAAACAATAGAACAAAAAATAGGAACGGTATATAAAAATAATGCTTGA
- a CDS encoding ABC transporter ATP-binding protein, translating to MLEKILTVENLSVTYYSSYSKRSNDTYKKSGIQNINFSLTRGEICGIIGESGGGKSTLLSAIMGLLDEKADISGKIIYKGKEVKKENIKELRFKEIGLVFQNQEENLNPSLTVGTQIAEILCKKIHDKTLLRNELDKILQAVGLDISIKEKYPHEISGGMRQRIFIAMAICLNPPLLLIDEPTTALDPSSKKQILNLLKTIHEKNGTSILAVSHDLEVIENLTENMMVFLNGFLIEKGKTKNILEEAKHPYTAALLQSSTYLNPWKDLWGIKETEENNTCPFYNRCTQKSEECLTYTPDLPIHCKEGAACFKNGIEKILTVKNIIKTFYSGKEKIEAVKNCSIRVRHGEVVALLGKSGSGKTTLLHLVAGLLKKDSGKIFFLQNEIEKNNLLSEKNALQIIEQDSFSSMNSSLSVQEVVAEPSVILYNKRVSECKETVVKYLQETGFGIDENLLNRKTGELSGGQRQKIAIARALSMQPKLLLADEITSMLDDSSKVNIMRLLKRLQYEIGFAMLLVTHDINLVKKVADYVYCMDNGEIIKEGSVRKIFAQI from the coding sequence ATGCTTGAAAAAATATTAACGGTAGAAAATTTAAGTGTAACATATTACAGCTCTTATTCAAAGCGGAGTAACGATACATATAAAAAAAGCGGAATACAAAATATAAATTTCTCTTTAACAAGGGGCGAAATATGCGGCATTATAGGAGAATCGGGCGGAGGTAAAAGCACTCTCCTTTCGGCAATTATGGGGCTTTTAGATGAAAAGGCGGACATAAGCGGAAAAATTATCTATAAAGGAAAAGAAGTTAAAAAAGAAAACATAAAAGAACTGCGTTTTAAAGAAATAGGATTGGTATTTCAAAATCAAGAAGAAAATTTAAATCCTTCTTTAACTGTAGGCACACAAATTGCGGAAATATTGTGTAAAAAAATACATGATAAAACCTTACTTAGAAATGAGCTTGACAAAATTCTTCAAGCGGTGGGTTTGGATATAAGTATAAAAGAAAAATATCCTCATGAAATTTCAGGCGGAATGAGACAGCGAATTTTTATCGCTATGGCAATTTGTTTAAACCCTCCGCTCCTTTTGATAGACGAACCTACTACAGCCTTGGACCCGTCTTCAAAAAAACAAATTTTAAATTTATTAAAAACAATACACGAAAAAAACGGAACTTCGATTTTAGCGGTTTCGCATGACCTTGAAGTAATTGAAAATCTTACTGAAAATATGATGGTGTTTTTAAACGGTTTTTTAATTGAAAAAGGTAAAACGAAAAACATATTGGAAGAAGCAAAACATCCGTATACAGCCGCATTATTACAATCAAGCACTTATTTAAACCCTTGGAAGGACCTATGGGGAATTAAGGAAACGGAAGAAAACAATACATGTCCTTTTTATAACAGATGCACTCAAAAATCGGAAGAATGTTTAACATACACTCCCGATTTACCCATACATTGTAAAGAAGGCGCCGCATGTTTTAAAAACGGAATAGAAAAAATTTTAACCGTTAAAAATATAATAAAAACTTTTTACTCGGGAAAAGAAAAAATTGAAGCCGTCAAAAACTGCTCTATAAGAGTTAGACACGGGGAGGTAGTTGCATTGCTCGGAAAATCCGGCTCCGGAAAAACAACCCTTTTACACTTGGTTGCGGGGCTTTTAAAAAAAGATTCGGGAAAAATATTTTTTTTACAAAACGAGATAGAAAAAAATAATTTGCTTTCTGAAAAGAATGCATTACAAATTATAGAACAGGATTCTTTTTCTTCAATGAATTCGAGCCTTTCCGTGCAGGAAGTCGTAGCTGAACCTTCCGTAATATTGTATAATAAACGGGTTTCGGAATGTAAAGAAACCGTAGTAAAATATTTACAGGAAACGGGTTTCGGTATAGACGAAAACCTTCTTAACAGGAAAACCGGAGAATTATCCGGAGGGCAGCGGCAAAAAATTGCCATTGCAAGAGCCTTATCTATGCAGCCGAAATTGCTTTTAGCGGACGAAATAACTTCTATGCTGGACGATTCTTCAAAAGTAAATATAATGCGCTTATTAAAACGGCTGCAATATGAAATAGGCTTTGCTATGCTTTTGGTTACCCATGATATAAACCTCGTAAAAAAAGTTGCGGATTATGTTTACTGCATGGATAACGGGGAAATAATAAAAGAAGGAAGCGTAAGAAAAATTTTCGCGCAAATTTAA
- a CDS encoding PadR family transcriptional regulator, with protein MNKTNPNINERSQFKHLTAFILIILAECERSPAEVRKYLLKEFPGFTRDMSTIYRCLSSLEKDGFAEIKWDLPDDGAAKKIYRITQKGRESLYEWKEDILIRKNNFEVFLNKFKSLTGE; from the coding sequence ATGAATAAAACAAACCCGAACATAAACGAGCGGTCTCAGTTTAAACATTTAACGGCTTTTATTTTAATCATTTTAGCGGAATGCGAAAGAAGTCCCGCAGAAGTGAGAAAATATCTTTTAAAAGAATTCCCCGGTTTTACCAGAGATATGTCCACAATTTACCGCTGTCTCAGCAGCTTGGAAAAAGACGGCTTTGCGGAAATAAAATGGGACTTGCCTGATGACGGAGCTGCAAAAAAAATTTACCGCATTACACAAAAAGGCAGAGAATCCTTATATGAATGGAAAGAAGATATTCTTATACGTAAAAATAATTTTGAAGTATTTTTAAATAAATTTAAATCATTGACAGGAGAATAA
- a CDS encoding class I SAM-dependent methyltransferase encodes MDIKEFENCIAEKKPAENAEKEWNGRSKIFFERTEKIYEEFSQDFVFKVIREKKLLNGNSKVLDIGCGTGRHLKEFSQYTPHLHGLDISSEMLEYAKEKLKDIPQARFFHGNWLDIFTKEKEYDFVFACMTPAISSSEHLKRMSYISKKYCMLERFVYQKDNIQEQIEKILGRPYIHIPHNRKEYVYGVWNILWQLNYYPEILFDNKVHTVENEIDEYMEYFNGTDKEKKAVLNFLNGAAKNGIITASTRTVKAVILWEV; translated from the coding sequence ATGGATATAAAAGAATTTGAAAACTGCATTGCGGAAAAAAAGCCTGCGGAAAATGCAGAAAAAGAATGGAACGGCAGAAGTAAAATTTTTTTTGAGCGTACCGAAAAAATATACGAAGAATTTTCTCAAGATTTTGTATTTAAGGTAATACGCGAAAAAAAACTTCTTAACGGGAATTCAAAAGTATTGGATATAGGCTGCGGCACGGGCAGACATTTAAAAGAATTTTCACAATATACACCGCACCTTCACGGCTTGGATATTTCTTCGGAAATGCTTGAATATGCAAAGGAAAAACTAAAAGACATTCCGCAAGCACGTTTTTTTCACGGTAATTGGCTTGATATTTTTACAAAAGAAAAAGAATACGATTTTGTATTTGCCTGCATGACCCCTGCAATTTCCTCTTCCGAACATCTTAAAAGAATGTCGTATATTTCAAAAAAATATTGTATGCTTGAAAGATTTGTTTACCAAAAAGACAATATACAGGAACAAATAGAAAAAATATTGGGAAGACCGTACATACATATTCCGCACAACAGAAAAGAATACGTGTACGGAGTTTGGAATATTTTATGGCAGCTGAATTACTATCCTGAAATATTATTTGATAACAAGGTACACACGGTAGAAAACGAAATAGATGAATATATGGAGTATTTTAACGGAACGGATAAAGAAAAAAAAGCCGTATTAAACTTTTTAAACGGAGCTGCAAAAAACGGTATTATTACAGCCTCTACACGTACGGTAAAAGCCGTTATTTTATGGGAAGTATAA